A single region of the Stenotrophomonas sp. Marseille-Q4652 genome encodes:
- a CDS encoding SAVED domain-containing protein: MRVVDRVSEWITRERPIERKLLGAGFLCLATAGAGSGWTVETTILGRHVKFSPFPQMPEILSWILVVVGSTAILAGILIGVRRYFHDRADHDSKAVLVIEQRGLRDTTDTPLVGAVPRSVKGRRQALTVDIRDRIKDGVVTDPETALDRVSALPRMIEPYRNGKGSSDMVVAYGGLSPVPFTFLAGVLLDDESQIVALDWDRTSEAWRQLNADDDGDSFEVTGIEQIPLGTTEVVVAVSVSYLVDPGAISKSRPSSPIVELKLPRRFPDNHWSETKQQRLAKQFLETMIRIADSGVATIHLFLAAQNSVVFRLGRVYDKRNLPRILVYQYQKGRAVEHPWSIEMPVQDIGKAAVVQSLPGVN, encoded by the coding sequence ATGCGCGTCGTGGATCGTGTTTCCGAGTGGATAACTCGGGAGAGGCCGATTGAAAGGAAGCTCTTGGGAGCTGGATTTCTTTGCCTGGCAACAGCTGGAGCGGGCTCCGGATGGACGGTGGAAACGACGATCCTTGGTCGCCACGTGAAGTTCAGTCCATTTCCGCAAATGCCTGAAATTCTGAGCTGGATCCTTGTGGTCGTGGGTTCAACCGCAATTTTGGCGGGGATTCTGATCGGAGTCAGGCGCTATTTCCACGACCGTGCTGATCATGACAGCAAAGCTGTCCTAGTCATTGAGCAACGGGGTCTAAGGGATACAACTGACACGCCACTCGTCGGAGCAGTTCCGCGATCCGTCAAGGGGAGGAGGCAGGCCCTCACCGTCGATATTCGCGATCGCATCAAGGATGGCGTGGTCACAGATCCGGAGACTGCACTGGATCGCGTATCTGCATTGCCGCGGATGATTGAGCCGTATAGGAACGGGAAAGGCTCGTCCGACATGGTTGTCGCTTATGGTGGCCTATCTCCAGTGCCATTTACCTTTCTGGCGGGTGTGCTACTCGATGACGAAAGTCAGATCGTCGCCCTTGATTGGGACAGGACATCTGAGGCTTGGCGCCAGCTGAATGCCGATGACGATGGAGATTCCTTTGAGGTGACTGGAATCGAACAAATTCCTCTAGGAACAACGGAAGTGGTCGTTGCGGTCTCGGTGTCGTATCTCGTGGATCCGGGGGCAATCTCGAAGTCACGTCCATCATCTCCGATCGTTGAATTGAAGCTTCCGCGGCGATTCCCAGACAATCACTGGTCAGAGACCAAGCAGCAAAGGCTGGCAAAACAGTTTCTTGAAACAATGATCCGAATCGCAGATTCCGGTGTGGCTACGATCCACCTATTTCTGGCGGCACAGAACAGCGTGGTGTTCCGGCTTGGGCGCGTTTACGACAAGCGGAATTTGCCTCGGATTCTCGTTTACCAATATCAGAAGGGACGAGCGGTCGAGCATCCATGGAGCATTGAAATGCCAGTGCAGGATATAGGGAAGGCTGCTGTCGTACAGTCACTGCCAGGCGTCAATTAA
- a CDS encoding nucleotidyltransferase, with translation MDSFAPSDNRVLREALTAQLLGRVADSLDITPTQFQRAKLAYETISDVVTSSADPRLATAKVFPQGSFAIGTVVRPLNDAESEFDVDLACRLAANTSLAPTMAKALVGAPLKADGRYADKIEEKTRCWRVNYAGEFHLDICPLVHATTSDAIPDKDLAMWILTHPEEYTKWFNERADQARTRLLLDSAVLKAEVAPFPEENAYKGWLRRIVQLLKRHRGTWGFRVGGWQAEFAPISIIITTLAAMSFEREFRSGRQFSNPYNLIQRVIAGMPAFIEQRIIAGRVEWWIQSPVAAENFANRWNQDQRWAIAFREWHTVALASVHELVSVTGLDGARPVLDSAFGASMAAKAINSYSQRVRTARDSGALRFAPAAGGLTVSSAVAGMPVTRHTFFGD, from the coding sequence GTGGATAGCTTTGCCCCTTCCGACAATCGGGTTCTCCGCGAAGCCCTGACGGCCCAACTGCTAGGCCGGGTTGCCGATTCACTCGACATCACGCCCACCCAGTTCCAGCGTGCCAAGCTGGCCTACGAGACCATCAGCGACGTCGTCACTTCGAGTGCCGACCCTCGGTTGGCGACAGCGAAGGTTTTCCCCCAGGGATCGTTCGCTATCGGAACGGTTGTCCGCCCGCTTAACGACGCTGAGAGCGAATTCGACGTCGACTTGGCGTGCCGACTGGCGGCAAATACCTCACTTGCTCCGACAATGGCGAAAGCTCTGGTTGGCGCTCCCCTGAAGGCAGACGGACGCTACGCGGACAAGATCGAAGAAAAAACGCGCTGCTGGCGCGTGAACTATGCCGGCGAGTTCCACCTCGACATTTGCCCTCTGGTCCATGCCACTACCTCGGACGCCATCCCCGACAAGGATCTGGCGATGTGGATTCTCACGCATCCCGAAGAGTACACGAAATGGTTCAACGAGCGTGCTGACCAAGCCCGTACCCGCCTGTTGCTGGACTCTGCCGTCCTGAAAGCGGAAGTGGCTCCATTTCCGGAAGAAAATGCATACAAGGGTTGGCTCCGCCGGATTGTCCAGTTGTTGAAGCGACACCGCGGCACATGGGGTTTTCGTGTGGGCGGCTGGCAGGCGGAATTTGCTCCGATCTCGATCATCATCACGACCTTGGCAGCAATGTCGTTCGAGCGGGAATTTCGTTCCGGGCGCCAATTTTCCAATCCCTATAACCTGATTCAGCGAGTCATCGCCGGCATGCCGGCATTCATCGAACAGCGGATCATCGCCGGTCGGGTCGAATGGTGGATCCAGAGCCCGGTGGCTGCCGAGAATTTCGCCAACCGCTGGAACCAGGATCAGCGTTGGGCCATAGCCTTCAGGGAGTGGCACACAGTGGCGCTTGCGAGTGTGCACGAACTCGTGTCCGTCACGGGACTTGATGGCGCACGGCCGGTGCTCGACAGCGCCTTCGGTGCGTCGATGGCGGCCAAGGCGATCAACTCGTATTCCCAGCGAGTGCGGACTGCACGCGACAGTGGCGCTCTTCGTTTTGCTCCCGCTGCCGGGGGACTCACGGTCTCCAGTGCGGTCGCCGGGATGCCCGTAACCCGACATACGTTCTTCGGTGACTAG